The Streptomyces sp. V3I7 genome segment CGCGCGTCCGGACGTACGGGAGAGCGATCTGTTCGCCGGCGTCGACACCGAGGAGGCGTCATGAGTACGCCGACGGGACGTGGCTCCCTGCTCGCGCAGCCGGTGAAGCCGCCGTCGGCCGGGCGGATCGCGGCGTACACCGGGCTGTTCGTGCTCGGTGCCGTGGTCGGGCTGGCCGGGGCGCTCGTGCAGGCCGGCTGGTTCCCGGGCGGGCTGCTGCTCGCGCTGGCAGGCGCCGCGGGGATCTTCCTCGGCGGATGCCGGGCCGCGGGGAGCCGGGCCGGGGCGGTCGCGCCCGCCGCGGGCTGGGTCGTCGCCGTCATCCTGCTCACCGCCAGCCGCCCCGAGGGGGACTTCCTGTTCAGTGCGGGAGGCGGATCCTATCTCTTTCTGCTCGGCGGCATGGCCCTCGCTGTGATCTGTGCCACTGTCGGTT includes the following:
- a CDS encoding DUF6113 family protein; the protein is MSTPTGRGSLLAQPVKPPSAGRIAAYTGLFVLGAVVGLAGALVQAGWFPGGLLLALAGAAGIFLGGCRAAGSRAGAVAPAAGWVVAVILLTASRPEGDFLFSAGGGSYLFLLGGMALAVICATVGWGRSSGARDVRLGK